From Oncorhynchus nerka isolate Pitt River linkage group LG1, Oner_Uvic_2.0, whole genome shotgun sequence, the proteins below share one genomic window:
- the frzb gene encoding secreted frizzled-related protein 3, whose amino-acid sequence MIMFSHEFFVSFLAVTCLFGIPRASAAACEPIRIPLCKSMPWNMTKMPNHLHHSTQANAVLAIEQFEGLLGTQCSPDLLFFLCAMYAPICTIDFQHDPIKPCKSVCERAKCGCEPVMKRYNHTWPESLACEDLPVYDRGVCISPEAIVKAEGPDNPYYQDPSKCSPESTPDFPSDSHNVNCKGANNDRCKCKSVRLGLKTYLKSNYNYVIRARVKEIRSRNHDLSAIVEVKDILKSSLVNIPRDTVTLYYNSGCPCPPLTANDEYIIMGYENEERSRLLLIEGSIAQKWKDRMGRKVRRWDQSRGNSGRSNMRRSRH is encoded by the exons ATGATCATGTTTTCACACGAGTTTTTCGTCTCCTTCCTCGCGGTTACCTGTCTGTTTGGGATACCCAGAGCGTCCGCAGCGGCTTGCGAGCCCATCCGGATCCCACTGTGCAAGTCCATGCCCTGGAACATGACGAAAATGCCCAACCACCTCCACCACAGCACCCAGGCGAACGCAGTCTTAGCGATTGAGCAGTTTGAAGGGCTTCTTGGCACTCAGTGCAGTCCAGATTTACTGTTCTTTCTGTGCGCAATGTACGCTCCAATATGCACTATTGACTTCCAACACGACCCTATCAAGCCATGCAAGTCGGTGTGTGAACGGGCGAAGTGCGGCTGTGAACCGGTGATGAAGCGATATAATCACACCTGGCCAGAGAGCTTGGCCTGCGAAGATCTGCCAGTCTATGACCGGGGAGTCTGTATCTCGCCAGAGGCCATTGTCAAAGCAGAAGGACCAG aCAACCCCTATTATCAAGACCCCTCAAAATGCTCACCTG AATCAACTCCTGACTTTCCAAGTGACTCTCACAATGTGAACTGTAAAGGGGCCAACAATG ATCGATGCAAGTGCAAGTCGGTAAGACTGGGTCTCAAGACCTACCTAAAGAGTAATTACAACTATG TGATTCGTGCGAGGGTGAAGGAGATTAGAAGCAGAAATCATGATCTGAGTGCCATCGTGGAGGTCAAAGACATCCTGAAGTCTTCCTTAGTGAACATCCCTCGTGATACAGTCACACTGTACTACAACTCTGGCtgtccctgtcctcctctcactgCCAACGACGAGTACATCATCATGGGTTACGAGAACGAGGAGAGATCCAG ACTTCTGCTCATCGAAGGCTCCATTGCTCAGAAGTGGAAGGACCGTATGGGGAGGAAGGTGAGGCGTTGGGACCAGAGCCGGGGGAACTCGGGGAGAAGCAATATGCGGAGGAGCCGCCACTGA